In one Penaeus monodon isolate SGIC_2016 chromosome 20, NSTDA_Pmon_1, whole genome shotgun sequence genomic region, the following are encoded:
- the LOC119585694 gene encoding innexin inx2-like has protein sequence MGCLDFCASFWKKVKAIFSKYLASSPDISCNGLVLKLHYRCSCLVMFFAFLPVCWSWFSRDVITCTSLFNAETQVRLDYLNICLSYPFVEEEGGERRYILFYRWIWWSLAFLVVVFYIPRILCRIFDNGQCSSLLKELSIKARCHKEQWHELEETAAQYLRVNLNTHNGLYWKFLSANLLALLIDCFAIGFLDIVLQGRFSQYGHRGFPYERNATSFTDDFSQTFPPFVSCELSSEHALVNRRVERYGCHLTLMELYDKLFLFLWYWLVFLAVVASCYLVFLFVMWLPFVRERLLRPAKPAIAEENVGVVVAGALSKCKLGDVYVLYRIKSRVSHAQFLYLLKRLSEPNFLKDDAA, from the exons ATGGGCTGCCTGGACTTTTGCGCATCCTTCTGGAAGAAAGTGAAAGCCATCTTCAGCAAATATCTGGCTTCCTCCCCGGACATCTCGTGCAACGGACTGGTGCTCAAACTACACTACCGATGCTCATGTCTAGTCATGTTCTTCGCGTTTCTCCCCGTTTGCTGGTCATG GTTCTCCCGTGATGTCATAACTTGCACGTCACTCTTCAACGCCGAGACACAAGTGCGACTCGACTACCTCAACATCTGCCTCTCGTACCCCttcgtggaggaggagggtggagagagacgCTACATCCTCTTCTACAGGTGGATTTGGTGGTCGCTTGCCTTCTTGGTTGTAGTGTTCTACATCCCCAGGATTTTGTGCAGGATCTTCGACAACGGCCAGTGCAGCAGTCTCCTGAAGGAACTCTCGATCAAGGCCCGCTGCCACAAGGAGCAATGGCACGAGCTGGAGGAGACAGCGGCCCAGTACCTGCGCGTGAACCTCAACACCCACAACGGCCTCTACTGGAAATTCCTGTCGGCAAATCTGCTGGCGCTCCTTATCGACTGCTTCGCCATAGGGTTCCTGGACATCGTCCTGCAGGGCCGCTTCAGCCAGTACGGTCACCGGGGCTTCCCTTACGAGAGGAACGCCACGAGCTTTACCGACGACTTCTCCCAGACGTTCCCGCCCTTCGTGTCATGCGAGCTGAGTAGTGAGCACGCACTGGTCAATCGACGAGTTGAGAGATACGGGTGCCACTTGACCCTTATGGAGCTATACGACAAGCTGTTCCTGTTCCTTTGGTACTGGCTCGTTTTCCTCGCCGTCGTCGCCAGCTGCTACCTCGTGTTCCTCTTCGTGATGTGGCTGCCGTTCGTGCGCGAGCGCTTACTCCGCCCAGCCAAGCCCGCCATCGCCGAGGAAAACGTTGGGGTGGTGGTCGCTGGGGCGCTGAGCAAGTGCAAGCTCGGGGACGTGTATGTCCTCTACCGGATCAAGAGCCGCGTCAGCCACGCCCAGTTCTTGTACCTCTTGAAGCGGCTCTCCGAACCCAATTTCCTCAAGGATGACGCCGCTTAG